From Haloarcula hispanica ATCC 33960, the proteins below share one genomic window:
- a CDS encoding anthranilate synthase component II, with product MSGSRGSDGSDDSDTNAAGGPTADSLAPTVLVVDNYDSFAYNLVQYVGEVVLRLGGTEDDVIVRRNDAIDIEGIRELDPDGIVVSPGPGTPEEAGVSMPIFEELDYPTLGVCLGHQALCAANGAPVGHAEAVVHGKSSSVTHDGTGVFEDLPDPVEVGRYHSLAVDREDLPDVLTETAYTVGHDDADGATETPDSSEPATADGTDESQVVMGVRHSDRPHIGVQFHPESILTDHGKTMIENFCLLCNTT from the coding sequence ATGAGCGGCTCCCGTGGTAGCGACGGCAGCGACGATAGCGACACCAACGCCGCGGGTGGCCCGACAGCGGACTCGCTGGCTCCGACCGTGCTGGTCGTCGACAACTACGACTCGTTCGCGTACAACCTCGTCCAGTACGTCGGCGAGGTGGTCCTCCGACTCGGCGGGACTGAGGACGACGTCATCGTCCGGCGCAACGACGCCATCGACATCGAGGGCATCCGCGAACTGGACCCCGACGGCATCGTCGTCTCGCCGGGGCCAGGGACGCCCGAAGAGGCGGGCGTCTCGATGCCGATCTTCGAGGAGCTGGACTACCCGACGCTGGGCGTCTGTCTCGGTCATCAGGCGCTGTGTGCGGCCAACGGCGCGCCAGTCGGCCACGCCGAGGCGGTCGTCCACGGCAAATCGTCGTCGGTTACCCACGACGGAACAGGCGTGTTCGAAGACCTGCCGGACCCCGTCGAGGTGGGTCGGTACCACTCGCTCGCGGTCGACCGCGAGGACCTTCCCGACGTGCTGACCGAGACGGCGTACACTGTTGGCCACGACGATGCCGACGGAGCCACAGAGACGCCAGACTCGTCCGAACCTGCCACCGCCGACGGCACGGACGAGTCCCAGGTCGTCATGGGCGTCCGCCACAGCGACCGCCCGCACATCGGCGTCCAGTTCCATCCCGAAAGCATTCTGACCGACCACGGCAAGACCATGATCGAGAACTTCTGCCTGCTATGCAATACCACGTAG